The stretch of DNA CGTCAGTCGCGACGACGACGTCAGGCTCGAGGTCGAACCCGACCATTTTCGCACCTTGCAGGCCGAGTTCTTCTTGTACTGTCGAGACGGCGTAGACCGTCGCGTCGGGGTCCGCGGCAGCGGCACGGCGAAGCCCTTCTGCCGCAGCCCACACGCCGATGCGGTTGTCCAACCCCCGTGCTGCGATGCGGTCGTTTTCCAACTCGCTGATCGTCTGCTCAACGGTGATCGGGTCACCACGTTCGACCAACTTCGCAGCCTCGTCCGCATCGCTTGCGCCGATGTCGATATGCTGTTCGTCGATGTCCTCGAGCGATTCGTCCTCCTGGTCACGCATGTGAATTGCTGTCTGACCGATCACGCCCGGCACCCGACCGTCGTCCGTGTGAATGCGGACGTGCTGGCCCTTCGAGACTGTCCGATCGGCGCCACCGATCGCCGTCATGCGAATCGCGCCGTTGTCCTCGATATCTCGCACCATAAAGCCGATTTCGTCGCCGTGGCCGGCGAGTGCGACTGTCGGCTCGCCGCCCTCGAGGACGGCAACGGCGTTTCCGTACGCATCAGTCCGCACCTCGTCGGCGAACTCCTCGACGTACTCGACCCAGTGACGTTGGCCGGCTGTCTCGAAGCCGGACGGCGTCGCGGTCGTGAGCAACGTCTCGAGGAACGCTCGTCGTGGTTGGTCCATACCCGACCTTCGTGGGCCCTGTGCGTGAAAATACCGGTCTCTCGACACTGGTGTGAGCAACGAACGGGAAAACAGCGACGACCGCGAGTACTCAGGGCGAGAGACCAGCCGTCCGAATCGTTGGCTCGTCGCCATCGGTCGACTCCTCGAGTTCGATGACGGCGTCGAACAGCTGTTTGAGCGTGTTCATCGTTTGATCGTCGTGTGCCGTCGCGTCGATGACGTACAGCCCCAGCGCGTCGGCGCTCTGAATACGGCCCGTGAATACGTGGAGGAATCGAAACACGGTCTGGAGATCTGAGTACATCAGCAGCGTCGAAACGGAGTGCATGAGCACGCGGTTCTCGGTGTGCCCCCGCGTCTCGTAGAACTCCTGAAGGAATTCGGAGAGTTTGATCCCGATGCCAGTCATGTCGACGGGCGACGAGGCGTATTTAATCCGCGGATCGTCGTCGATGGTCCCGATACCGCGCTGTTTCGTGACACAGTCGACGACACCGACATCGGGTTCGACGCCGTCGTCGATACGGGTATCGAAGCCCTCGAGAACCTTGTCGGCGCTGTCTTTGGTGGTGACGATGATCGATCCATCCCCACGGTTTGCCCCACTTGCGAGGATGTCGAAGGCAATCTGGCGTTTGCCTGTCAGTGGCGGACCCGTGACGAGTACGTTCGTCCCTGGATCGAGGTCGGCGTCCGGAAGGACATCTGCAAGGTCATACATAACGGGATACTCACATCCATCGCCGTGGCGACGAGCTGGTACCACAGCCCACCCGGTAGCCGGCGTGTTAGTTGGAAATACGTGAAGCGGCTTATAGAACTTTTGATTAGAAACCCCCTCGATTATGTGATGTTGTATCACATTTCGGTCGATTGCTATCGTGCGTACGTGTCCTATAGCGAGAGCGAAAGCTCGAGGGCGACGCGTCCGATGATGAACGCCAGTGCGGCGAGAAACATCCCATATTTGAGGTGCGATTGGCCGGCAGTCGGATTCTCGAAACTCTCGTAGGCGGCGACCAGCATGATGGCATCAGCAGGTGCGACGACGAGCAGATATGCGACACCGAACTCCGCACGCAGGTACGGAATCGGACTGGCGACGACGGCTGCCACGAGTAAGACGGCTGCGACGACGAGCGCACGGCGTTCCCCGATCGCGATCGGCAGGGTGTGCAGCCCCTCTTCGCGATCTCCTTCGATATCTTCAACGTCCTTGATGATCTCCCGGGTTAGCGTTGCAATCGCCGCGAGCACGAACAGCACGACCGCTGGTCCGATCTCACTCCCATCGATCGCTGCAGCCCCAAAGAGGAACGTGCTGCCGACCAGATAGGCGACGAGTGCATTGCCCACGCCGGGCAACCCCTTGAAAAACTCGGTGTATGCGACCAACGCGAGGAGATTGACGGTCGCAATCGCGATCGCCAACCGCGGCAGTATCAGCGCGAAGGCGACCGCGCCAGCAAAGAGTGTAATACTGAATGCTAGCGCACCTCGTGGACTCACTGCCCCGCGGGGAATCGCCCGCTCGGGCTGGTTGATCCGGTCGATCTCTCGATCGAAGTAGTCGTTGATCGCATTTCCCGCACCGACTGCCAATCCTGTTGCCGCGACCGCAGCGACGACCGCCATCGGCTCCTCGGACACGCCGCCGGCGATGAACGACCCGATAAACGTCAATACGCTCGCCGCGATGACGTTTATCGGTCGCGTCAACTCGAGCAACCCACGACCTGTCTCGCCGACTGTCATACGCGGGCATGCTCATGGAACGTGGTTAAACGGTGCGATCCGCCGCTGTGGTCGGCGTGGCGAACCTCTAGAACAGACCGCTATCCGATCGGCCACCGGAGCTGTGTTTGGATCCCGCCCCGGCGCAGCGTTTCATACGGTCTGCTGTCCCGATGTCCCGGTGGGCCCGCAGGACGGTCGCGGGTGCACAGGCACTGCCTGACAGGAGCCCGTATCAGCGCCACTCCTCGAGATCACAGAGCAGATCACTTTCGACCGCGAGCCATTCGCTCACTCGCTCGTCGTCGCTTGCGTCCACGGGAACGGCGGTCCAGACGTCCTCCTCGTCGGCCAGCAACTCGAGTGGCGTCGTGCCGGACTGCGCCTCGCCTGGCATCGGGGCCTCGGCTTCCGTCATGGTCTGTGTCGGCCTTGGAACCTCATGCTCAAGGTCCCCGTCGGTGATTATCAGCGGATGAAAATCACCGATAGTGGGTGTGTCGATCACTGTCGAGTCCGGTGAAAATCGAGTGACTTATACGGGTCCGTCGGGAACAAATCGGTGAGGGCGCTTAGCTCAGTCTGGACAGAGTACTTGGCTTCGGACCAAGCTGTCACGGGTTCAAATCCTGTAGCGCCCATCCGTTTTCCGGTTGGTTCGCAGTTGTGGACTATACTTCGCCGATGAGATAGGAGGCCTGCTGCAGAGAGTCGTTAGTCTTCAGCAGGAGCCTGTGTCGACGTCTCTCGAGCAGGGGCCGGTGGTTCGTGCGTCCCGAATTCCGGATGGGTCTCCTCCATCCAGAGAGACACGATTGCTCCGGAGACGAACATCAAGGCGGCGGTCATGTAGAATGCGGCCTCGAGGTTTACGAACTCCATCGAGAGCCCGATCAGGATCGCGCCGACGCCGTAGCCGGCGTCGCGCCACATCCGGTAGACGCCCATCCCTGCCGACCGCCAGGTCGGGTGGGCGGCATCGCTTGGGACCGTCATCAGGTTCGGGTAGAGCAGCGCCATGCCGAGCCCGGAAACGGCGGCTAAGACTGCCCACGGGAGGTAGCTATCGACGAACACCATCCCGAGGACGCCTGCGCCGGCGAGGAACATTCCGACGATGACCGGCGGGCGGCGACCGATGCGGTCTGCGAGGCCGCCGGTGCCGATCTGGAGGAAGTACATCGCGCTGTGGACCCCGACGACGACCCCGACAGCTTCGATTGCGAGACCCTGACTCGTGAGATACAGCGGGACAGCGATCCAGAACAGCGTATCGACGAAGTTCTCGATGTGGCCGGCTTGGGCCGCCGCGAACAGCGTCTTGTCGCCGTAGGTCGCGCGCTTTAGCACCTCGTTGAACGGCAGGTTCGCATCGTGGTGGTCGTCGTCGCCCTCGAGGTGGGCGAGTTGAACCGTCTCTTTGATGAGGAAAATCGAGATCAGGAACGCGAGCACCACCACAGCAGCCAGGAAGTAGAACGGCTCGGGCCGGAGGCTGGTCTGGCCGGCGATCACACCGGTGAGCCACGCACCCACAGCGACGCCGGTGTAGCCAAAGGCCTCGTCGATCCCGACGGCAAGGCCGCGCTGATCGGGGCTCGCGAGGTCGATCTTGGCGTTGATCGCCATACTCCAGGTGAGCGCCTGGTTGATCCCCAGGAGGACGTTCCCGACGGTGATCCACCACCAGTTGGGTGCGAAAATGAGGATCACCGGAATCGGCAGCGCGGTGAGCCAGCCACTGACGAGCACCGGCTTCCGACCGTATTCTTCGCCCCACTTGCCGGCATAGAGGTTGAGCAATGCCTTGACGAAGCCGAAGGAGACGACGAACGAGCCGATGACGAAAAACGACTCGACGCCGAGGACGTCCTCGCCCA from Natrinema sp. HArc-T2 encodes:
- a CDS encoding M20/M25/M40 family metallo-hydrolase, with product MDQPRRAFLETLLTTATPSGFETAGQRHWVEYVEEFADEVRTDAYGNAVAVLEGGEPTVALAGHGDEIGFMVRDIEDNGAIRMTAIGGADRTVSKGQHVRIHTDDGRVPGVIGQTAIHMRDQEDESLEDIDEQHIDIGASDADEAAKLVERGDPITVEQTISELENDRIAARGLDNRIGVWAAAEGLRRAAAADPDATVYAVSTVQEELGLQGAKMVGFDLEPDVVVATDVTHATDAPSTPAGEKNGIELGGGPVITRGSANHPRVVEAAREVASNADIEVQLQAAGSRTGTDADAFYTSRGGIPSLNLGVPNRYMHTPVEVLDLDDLDAAATLLGEFAVAAHDFEFAVDI
- a CDS encoding MFS transporter, whose amino-acid sequence is MSETTELTQGIREHLGQFSLHVLLVFATGLTIGSERTVVPVLGEDVLGVESFFVIGSFVVSFGFVKALLNLYAGKWGEEYGRKPVLVSGWLTALPIPVILIFAPNWWWITVGNVLLGINQALTWSMAINAKIDLASPDQRGLAVGIDEAFGYTGVAVGAWLTGVIAGQTSLRPEPFYFLAAVVVLAFLISIFLIKETVQLAHLEGDDDHHDANLPFNEVLKRATYGDKTLFAAAQAGHIENFVDTLFWIAVPLYLTSQGLAIEAVGVVVGVHSAMYFLQIGTGGLADRIGRRPPVIVGMFLAGAGVLGMVFVDSYLPWAVLAAVSGLGMALLYPNLMTVPSDAAHPTWRSAGMGVYRMWRDAGYGVGAILIGLSMEFVNLEAAFYMTAALMFVSGAIVSLWMEETHPEFGTHEPPAPARETSTQAPAED
- a CDS encoding RAD55 family ATPase, whose protein sequence is MYDLADVLPDADLDPGTNVLVTGPPLTGKRQIAFDILASGANRGDGSIIVTTKDSADKVLEGFDTRIDDGVEPDVGVVDCVTKQRGIGTIDDDPRIKYASSPVDMTGIGIKLSEFLQEFYETRGHTENRVLMHSVSTLLMYSDLQTVFRFLHVFTGRIQSADALGLYVIDATAHDDQTMNTLKQLFDAVIELEESTDGDEPTIRTAGLSP
- a CDS encoding geranylgeranylglycerol-phosphate geranylgeranyltransferase encodes the protein MTVGETGRGLLELTRPINVIAASVLTFIGSFIAGGVSEEPMAVVAAVAATGLAVGAGNAINDYFDREIDRINQPERAIPRGAVSPRGALAFSITLFAGAVAFALILPRLAIAIATVNLLALVAYTEFFKGLPGVGNALVAYLVGSTFLFGAAAIDGSEIGPAVVLFVLAAIATLTREIIKDVEDIEGDREEGLHTLPIAIGERRALVVAAVLLVAAVVASPIPYLRAEFGVAYLLVVAPADAIMLVAAYESFENPTAGQSHLKYGMFLAALAFIIGRVALELSLSL